One window of Syngnathus acus chromosome 16, fSynAcu1.2, whole genome shotgun sequence genomic DNA carries:
- the myh14 gene encoding myosin-10 isoform X3 produces MSRPLGGGLNDVTRFLTSGVAPSSPSANAPVFSAAGQADWAAKRLVWVPSEKHGFESASIKEERGDEVEVELSDSQRLLTLSREELQRMNPPRFSKVEDMADLTCLNEASVLHNLRERYYSGLIYTYSGLFCVVVNPYKNLPIYTESIVEMYRGKKRHEMPPHIYAISEAAYRSMLQDREDQSILCTGESGAGKTENTKKVIQYLAHVASSHKGVTPRSKDALQIMQYGELERQLLQANPILEAFGNAKTTKNDNSSRFGKFIRINFDVAGYIVGANIETYLLEKSRATRQAKDERTFHIFYQMLHGASETMKSDLLLGTADEYRFLSGGTISVPGQSDGENFTQTMDSMAIMGFNPEELLSMLKVISAVLQFGNISFTKEKNHDQASMPDNTAAQKLCHLLGINVMEFTRAILTPRIKVGREYVQKAQTKEQADFAVEALAKATYERLFRWLVHRINRALDRRQRQGASFIGILDIAGFEIFLLNSFEQLCINYTNEKLQQLFNHTMFVLEQEEYQREGIEWNFIDFGLDLQPCIDLIERPAQPPGVLALLDEECWFPRATDQSFVEKVTSQQGTHPKFFKAKQPRGEADFSIIHYAGKVDYKANDWLVKNMDPLNDNVASLLHQSSDHFVSELWKEDIQTLPRVYFFDSYTTLQANGSDMDRIIGLDQVSSSNESSGQVAFGAAGLKTKKGMFRTVGQLYKESLSKLMTTLKNTNPNFLRCIIPNHEKRAGKLAPHLVLDQLRCNGVLEGIRICRQGFPNRIPFQEFRQRYEILTPNAIPRTFMDGKQASELMIKALELDPNLFRVGQSKVFFRAGVLAHLEEERDLKITDTIIRFQSAARGFLARKAFTKKQQQLSALRVMQRNCHAYLILKNWQWWRLFTKVKPLLQVTRQDEEIQIRESELLKAKERLVRVEQDFTDLDKKHSVLLEEKAVLADQLQAEAELFAEAEEMRSRLASRKQELEDVLTELESRLEEEEERGVQMLNEKKKMQQNIQDLDDQLEEEEAARQRLLLEKVSLETKVKSMENDLLSAVEQRDRLIKEKKQLEERLSEVTDHLTEEEEKSKSLNKLKNKQEAVIADLEDRLKREEQARLEQEKWKRRMETEAIEAQEQLSDLGLISGELKGSLTQKDKEITSLQSRLEEEGARRSEAQRSLREAMSQVSELKEEVENERGMRERAEKQRRDLSEELEALRTELEDTLDTTAAQQELRSRREVELNDLQRCVEDETRRHEVQLSELRVKHSGAIDNLQEQLDNSKRARQSLEKAKLVLEEEKQSLSAELKTLQANRTESDRGRKRAESQLQELTMRLTQAEQEKEEKEERIHKFQNEIENLSSNLSSFDSKSLRLSKEVASLESQLHDAQEILQEETRQKLALATRVRALEDERQGLMERVEEEEEKSRELTRQFQTQTQQLSEVRKQSEEVNTAVESGEETRRKLQRELDAAIQREKQREEERDRVERQRERLREEIEDMTVALQRERQNCTALEKRQKKFDQCLAEEKAVGTRLAEEKDRAEADSRDKETRYLALSRALQEAQDQRDELERSNKQLRLEMEQLVNQQDDVGKNVHELERTRRALETEAESLRTQTQDLEEELTEAENSRLRLEVTLQALKAQFEREISSSEEKGEEKRRALSKQVRELELQLEEERSQRSQAVLTKKQLEAELQDSEAQVETSSRSKEEAVKHLRKLQSQLKEALRELDEAKITRDEVIAQSKDNDKKIQTLEAEVLQLTEELAVSDRQRRQAQQERDEMADDMVNNSSGKTALLEEKRRLEMRVSQLEEELEEEQTNAELLSERQRKMQLQVETLTVQLQGERTLAQKAEAAREQLERHNKDMKTRLEELEGTVRGKHRLSVAALEAKIESMEEQLEQERQERAIANKLVRKTEKKLKEVMMQAEDERRHADQYREQLDKSMVRLRQLKRQLEEVEEENSRSNAQKRKLQRELEELTENSQSRMREITSLRNQLSVPEWRPEQRAPLQLMIRGRRPLVDDYSLDNSDSEEPPASPTPSLGLPRTPTPSSEHSLDPTPPTFNVNNVHQ; encoded by the exons ATGTCCAGGCCACTAGGCGGCGGCCTGAATGATGTCACCCGCTTCCTCACGTCGGGGGTGGCTCCATCTTCCCCCAGCGCCAACGCGCCGGTGTTCTCCGCCGCTGGCCAGGCCGACTGGGCGGCCAAGCGTCTGGTGTGGGTGCCGTCGGAGAAGCATGGCTTCGAG TCGGCCAGCATCAAAGAAGAGCGCGGCGACGAGGTGGAGGTGGAGCTGAGCGACAGCCAGAGGCTGCTGACGCTGTCCCGGGAGGAGCTGCAGCGGATGAACCCGCCGCGCTTCAGCAAAGTGGAGGACATGGCCGACCTCACCTGCCTCAACGAAGCCTCCGTGCTGCACAACCTGAGGGAGAGATACTACTCAGGCTTGATCTAC ACCTATTCGGGGCTGTTCTGCGTGGTGGTGAACCCCTACAAGAACCTGCCCATCTACACCGAGTCCATCGTGGAGATGTACCGGGGCAAAAAGCGCCACGAGATGCCGCCGCACATTTACGCCATATCTGAGGCGGCCTATCGCAGCATGCTGCAAG ACCGAGAGGATCAGTCAATCCTGTGCAC GGGCGAGTCGGGCGCCGGCAAAAcggaaaacacaaagaaagtcaTTCAGTATCTGGCTCATGTGGCGTCCTCTCACAAGGGCGTCACTCCAAGGAGCAAAGATGCTTTGCAG ATTATGCAATAT ggcgAGCTAGAGCGACAGCTGCTACAGGCCAACCCCATACTGGAGGCCTTCGGCAACGCCAAAACTACCAAGAATGACAATTCCTCAAGATTT GGTAAATTCATTCGGATTAATTTTGACGTGGCGGGATATATTGTCGGCGCCAACATTGAGACCT ACCTCCTGGAAAAGTCCCGGGCCACCCGTCAGGCCAAAGATGAGCGGACATTCCACATCTTTTACCAGATGTTGCACGGCGCTTCTGAGACTATGAAAT CGGACCTGCTCTTAGGAACTGCAGACGAGTACCGCTTTCTCAGCGGGGGTACCATCTCGGTTCCCGGTCAGAGTGATGGGGAGAACTTCACCCAGACTATGGACTCCATGGCCATAATGGGCTTCAACCCAGAGGAGCTGTTGT CCATGCTGAAGGTGATCTCCGCCGTGCTCCAGTTTGGGAACATTTCCTTCACAAAGGAGAAGAACCACGATCAGGCGTCCATGCCCGACAACACGGCGGCTCAGAAACTCTGCCACCTGCTGGGCATCAACGTGATGGAGTTCACCCGGGCCATCCTCACACCCAGGATCAAAGTGGGTCGGGAGTACGTGCAGAAGGCCCAGACCAAAGAACAG gCTGACTTTGCCGTGGAGGCCCTGGCCAAGGCGACGTACGAGCGCCTCTTCAGGTGGCTGGTGCACAGAATCAACCGAGCTCTGGACCGCAGGCAGAGACAGGGAGCCTCCTTCATCGGCATCCTGGACATTGCCGGGTTTGAGATCTTCCTG CTGAACTCTTTCGAGCAGCTGTGCATCAACTACACCAACGAGAAGCTGCAGCAGCTCTTCAACCACACCATGTTCGTCCTAGAGCAGGAGGAGTACCAGCGGGAGGGCATCGAGTGGAATTTCATCGACTTTGGCCTCGATTTGCAGCCCTGCATCGATCTCATTGAAAGACCG GCCCAGCCACCCGGCGTTCTGGCCCTCTTGGATGAAGAGTGTTGGTTCCCTCGAGCGACGGACCAGTCATTCGTGGAAAAGGTGACCAGCCAGCAAGGCACCCATCCCAAATTCTTCAAAGCCAAGCAGCCACGCGGCGAAGCTGACTTCTCCATCATCCACTATGCTGGAAAG GTTGACTACAAAGCCAACGACTGGTTGGTCAAGAACATGGATCCTCTCAACGACAACGTGGCGTCTCTCCTCCACCAGTCGTCCGACCATTTTGTCTCCGAGTTGTGGAAGGAGG ATATTCAAACTCTACCTCGTGTCTACTTCTTTGACTCCTACACCACATTGCAGGCAAATGGCTCCGACA TGGACCGCATCATCGGTCTGGACCAGGTATCGTCATCGAACGAGAGTAGCGGGCAAGTCGCGTTTGGCGCAGCGGGACTGAAGACCAAGAAGGGAATGTTCAGGACCGTGGGCCAGCTGTACAAAGAGTCGCTGTCCAAACTGATGACCACGCTGAAGAACACCAACCCCAACTTCCTCCGCTGCATCATTCCCAACCACGAGAAGAGG GCCGGCAAGCTGGCGCCACACTTAGTTCTGGACCAACTCCGATGCAACGGCGTCCTGGAAGGGATTCGTATCTGCCGACAAGGCTTCCCCAACCGCATCCCCTTCCAGGAGTTCAGACAGAG ATATGAGATTCTGACTCCTAACGCTATTCCTCGCACCTTCATGGATGGAAAACAGGCGTCAGAACTCATG ATCAAAGCCTTGGAGCTGGATCCCAACCTGTTCCGGGTGGGCCAAAGCAAAGTGTTCTTCAGAGCCGGCGTGCTGGCGCACCTGGAGGAGGAGCGAGACTTGAAAATCACAGACACCATCATACGCTTCCAGAGTGCAGCGAGAGGCTTCCTTGCACGCAA AGCCTTCAcgaagaagcagcagcagctgagcGCTCTGAGGGTGATGCAGAGGAACTGTCATGCTTATCTCATACTCAAGAACTGGCAGTGGTGGCGACTTTTCACAAAG GTGAAACCGCTGCTGCAGGTGACCCGGCAAGATGAGGAGATCCAGATCAGAGAATCAGAGCTGCTAAAAGCCAAGGAAAGACTGGTCCGAGTGGAGCAAGACTTCACCGACCTGGACAAGAAACACTCAGTG CTGTTGGAGGAGAAAGCGGTGCTGGCCGACCAGTTGCAGGCCGAGGCGGAGCTGTTCGCCGAAGCCGAGGAGATGCGCTCCAGGCTGGCCAGTCGCAAGCAGGAGCTGGAGGACGTGCTGACCGAGCTGGAGAGCCgtttggaggaggaggaggagaggggcGTGCAGATGCTTaacgagaagaagaaaatgcagCAGAATATTCAG GACCTTGACGATCAActagaagaggaggaggctgcTAGACAGCGCCTCTTGCTGGAGAAGGTCTCCTTAGAAACCAAAGTCAAAAGTATGGAGAATGACCTTCTGAGCGCAGTGGAGCAGAGAGATCGCCTCATCAAG GAGAAGAAGCAGCTGGAGGAACGCCTGAGCGAGGTGACCGACCACCTcaccgaggaggaggagaagagcaAAAGTCTGAACAAACTCAAGAACAAACAGGAGGCCGTCATCGCCGACCTAGAAG ACCGACTGAAGCGTGAGGAGCAGGCGCGCTTGGAGCAGGAAaagtggaagaggaggatggagACGGAGGCAATAGAGGCGCAAGAGCAGCTGTCTGACCTGGGCCTCATCTCTGGCGAGCTGAAGGGCAGTCTGACCCAGAAGGACAAAGAAATCACCTCCCTGCAGAGCCG gttggaggaggagggcgccCGCCGCTCTGAGGCCCAGCGCTCGCTGAGGGAAGCCATGTCACAGGTGTCGGAGCTGAAGGAGGAAGTGGAGAACGAGCGAGGCATGAGAGAGCGGGCAGAGAAACAGAGGCGGGACCTCAGCGAGGAGCTGGAGGCTTTGAGGACCGAGCTGGAGGACACCCTGGACACCACCGCCGCCCAGCAGGAGCTCCG GTCTCGTCGGGAAGTTGAGTTAAACGACCTCCAGCGCTGTGTGGAAGATGAGACGCGCCGCCACGAGGTCCAGCTGTCTGAGCTCCGGGTCAAACACAGCGGCGCCATAGACAATCTGCAGGAGCAGCTGGACAACAGCAAGAGG GCGCGTCAGTCGTTGGAGAAGGCCAAGCTGGTGCTGGAGGAAGAGAAGCAGAGTTTGAGTGCAGAGCTGAAGACCCTCCAGGCCAACCGCACGGAGAGCGACCGAGGTCGTAAGCGAGCCGAAAGTCAGCTGCAGGAGCTCACCATGCGCCTCACTCAGGCCGAGCAAGagaaggaggaaaaagaggagCGCATACACAAGTTTCAG AATGAAATTGAGAATCTCTCCAGCAATCTGTCATCCTTTGACAGCAAATCCCTCCGTTTGTCCAAAGAAGTCGCCAGCCTGGAGAGCCAGCTTCATGACGCACAG GAAATCTTGCAGGAGGAGACCCGCCAGAAGTTGGCTCTGGCTACTCGGGTGCGAGCGCTGGAAGATGAGAGGCAGGGACTGATGGAGAgagtggaggaggaagaggagaagtcCAGGGAGCTGACTCGGCAGTTTCAGACTCAGACACAGCAG CTGTCGGAGGTGCGCAAGCAGTCGGAGGAGGTGAACACGGCGGTGGAGAGCGGCGAAGAGACCCGCAGGAAGCTCCAGCGAGAGCTGGACGCCGCCATCCAGAGAGAGAAACAGcgagaggaggagagggacCGCGTGGAGAGGCAGCGGGAGCGCCTCAGGGAAGAGATTGAGGACATGACGGTGGCCCTGCAGCGGGAGAGGCAGAACTGCACGGCTCTGGAGAAGAGGCAGAAGAAGTTCGACCAG TGTCTGGCCGAGGAGAAGGCAGTGGGCACGCGTCTGGCAGAGGAGAAGGACCGAGCGGAAGCTGATAGTCGAGACAAGGAGACGCGCTACCTTGCCTTGTCCAGAGCTCTTCAG GAAGCCCAGGACCAGAGGGACGAGCTGGAGAGGTCCAACAAGCAGCTTCGCCTGGAAATGGAGCAACTCGTCAACCAGCAGGATGACGTGGGAAAGAAC GTCCACGAGCTGGAGAGGACCCGCAGGGCCCTGGAGACTGAAGCCGAGAGCCTCCGCACGCAGACGCAGGATCTCGAGGAGGAGCTGACGGAGGCGGAGAACTCCAGGCTGAGGCTGGAGGTCACCCTGCAGGCACTCAAGGCTCAGTTTGAGAGGGAAATCAGCAGCAGTGAAGAGAAAGGCGAGGAGAAGAGGAGAGCCCTCAGCAAGCAG GTGCGGGAGCTGGAGCtccagctggaggaggagcgcaGTCAGCGCTCCCAGGCCGTGCTGACCAAAAAGCAGCTGGAAGCGGAGCTGCAGGATTCCGAGGCTCAGGTGGAGACGTCCAGCCGCAGCAAGGAGGAGGCCGTCAAGCATCTGCGGAAGCTGCAG AGTCAACTCAAGGAGGCGCTTCGAGAGCTGGATGAGGCCAAGATCACGCGGGATGAGGTCATCGCGCAGTCCAAAGACAACGACAAGAAAATCCAAACACTGGAGGCTGAAGTGCTGCAGCTCACTGAG GAGCTGGCCGTATCTGACCGGCAGAGACGACAAGCTCAGCAGGAGAGAGACGAAATGGCCGACGACATGGTCAACAACAGCTCCGGAAA GACGGCGCTTTTGGAAGAGAAGCGCCGCTTGGAAATGCGAGTCAgccagctggaggaggagctggaggaggagcagacCAATGCTGAGCTCCTCTCAGAGAGACAAAGAAAGATGCAGTTGCAG GTGGAGACGCTGACAGTGCAGCTGCAGGGTGAGAGGACCCTGGCCCAGAAGGCGGAGGCGGCGCGGGAGCAGCTGGAGCGGCACAACAAGGACATGAAGACACGGCTGGAGGAACTGGAGGGAACCGTCAGGGGCAAACACCGCCTCAGCGTCGCCGCCCTGGAGGCCAAGATTGAATCCATGGAGGAGCAGCTGGAACAAGAGCGACA GGAGCGCGCCATTGCCAACAAGCTGGTGAGGAAGACGGAAAAGAAACTGAAGGAGGTCATGATGCAGGCGGAAGACGAGAGGAGGCACGCCGACCAGTACAGAGAGCAG CTGGACAAGTCCATGGTGCGCTTGAGGCAGCTGAAGCGTCAGCTGGAAgaagtggaggaggagaacTCGCGCTCCAACGCGCAGAAGAGGAAGCTGCAGCGAGAACTGGAAGAGCTGACGGAGAACAGCCAAAGCAGGATGCGCGAGATCACCAGCCTGCGCAACCAGCTCAG CGTCCCCGAATGGAGACCAGAGCA ACGTGCTCCATTGCAACTGATGATCCGCGGACGGCGACCTCTGGTGGACGACTACTCGTTGGACAACTCGGATTCCGAAGAGCCGCCCGCCTCGCCAACGCCCTCCCTGGGACTGCCCCGAACCCCCACCCCGTCCTCGGAGCACAGCCTGGACCCGACCCCGCCCACCTTCAACGTCAACAACGTACACCAATGA